From Glycine soja cultivar W05 chromosome 4, ASM419377v2, whole genome shotgun sequence, the proteins below share one genomic window:
- the LOC114408393 gene encoding uncharacterized protein LOC114408393, which translates to MDRLLSSSSPPSFTFLTRFESATARFNFSPSTRSHSHLKRLSSICCQHANPSPFSSSTPFLASSNHPINFPSFSSSSDPSTLESHSLNQIKTGAFPKPKVITARTLVILSALAMILIQPTIAPAAFATFQTAAKTGGPAAAAAVGRKLIHTELLSSAWTGFLAGCLHTLSGPDHLAALAPLSIGRTRMESAAVGALWGCGHDAGQVLFGLIFLILKDQLHIEIIRTWGTRVVGLTLLIIGAMGIREASEVHAPIVALESGECDVNVYESLDNPTVGKKKIGFATFATGIVHGLQPDALMMVLPALALPSRLAGAAFLIMFLIGTVIAMGSYTVFIGSCSQALKDRVPRITEKLTWVSSLIAIALGFAIIISQFFGFSLY; encoded by the exons ATGGATAGGCTTCTATCATCGTCTTCACCCCCTTCTTTTACATTTCTCACTCGATTCGAATCTGCAACTGCAAGATTCAATTTCTCTCCGTCAACACGTTCTCACTCTCACTTGAAGCGGCTCTCCTCAATTTGTTGCCAGCATGCAAATCCATCTCCTTTTTCCTCTTCCACTCCCTTTCTCGCTtcttccaaccaccccattaattttccatccttttcctcttcttcAGATCCCTCCACACTCGAATCCCATTCTCTCAATCAAATCAAAACCGGGGCTTTCCCAAAACCAAAG GTAATAACAGCTCGGACGCTTGTAATACTTTCTGCTCTTGCTATGATCTTAATCCAACCAACTATTGCACCAGCAGCTTTTGCAACCTTTCAAACTGCTGCCAAGACTGGTGGTCCTGCTGCTGCAGCTGCAGTTGGTAGAAAACTAATCCACACGGAGCTACTAAGTAGTGCTTGGACTGGTTTCTTGGCTGGCTGCTTACACACCTTATCAGGGCCTGACCACCTAGCTGCCTTGGCTCCATTGTCAATCGGTCGAACCCGAATGGAGAGTGCTGCTGTTGGAGCCCTTTGGGGTTGTGGCCATGATGCTGGTCAAGTTCTTTTTGGGTTAATATTTCTAATCCTCAAGGATCAACTCCATATTGAAATTATCCGAACTTGGGGTACCAGAGTGGTGGGTCTTACTCTGCTAATAATTGGTGCTATGGGAATTAGAGAAGCATCAGAAGTACATGCCCCAATTGTTGCTTTAGAAAGTGGTGAATGTGATGTCAACGTGTATGAATCGCTTGATAATCCAACAGTGGGCAAAAAGAAGATAGGTTTTGCTACTTTTGCAACAGGGATAGTTCATGGCCTGCAACCAGATGCATTGATGATGGTTTTGCCTGCCCTTGCTTTGCCTTCGCGTTTGGCTGGTGCTGCGTTTCTCATCATGTTCTTAATTGGAACTGTAATTGCAATGGGAAGTTATACCGTGTTTATAGGTTCGTGTAGCCAGGCACTGAAGGATAGAGTACCTAGGATAACTGAGAAACTCACTTGGGTTTCCTCCCTTATTGCAATAGCCCTCGGATTTGCTATCATTATTAGCCAGTTTTTTGGGTTTAGTCTGTATTAA
- the LOC114408394 gene encoding probable BOI-related E3 ubiquitin-protein ligase 3 has product MAIEAQLYPNNAPPFPFHVSRVDKSPAAYSHSHRQQQPGGWQMNQNIPLVPPNFSCFSNSNSNSNSNVLQNAFNKNVVQPSASYPQCLAIEFDQQREIDHHIRSHNEKLRILLQEQRKQHVAELLKKVESNALHLLRQKDEEIAQATKKSTELKEFMTRLEVENQSWRKVAEENEAMVLSLHNTLEDMKERALYRVTKEDAESCCDENMRNRAMEEGTGENRLCGGGGAGGVEEVEQIRKRTMDCKCCNSQNSCFMFLPCRHLCSCKTCEPFLQVCPVCSMPKKSSIETLIV; this is encoded by the exons ATGGCGATTGAAGCACAGTTGTATCCCAACAATGCTCCTCCGTTTCCTTTTCACGTGTCAAGGGTAGACAAATCTCCAGCAGCATATAGTCATAGTCATAGGCAACAACAACCAGGTGGCTGGCAGATGAATCAGAACATTCCTCTTGTTCCTCCCaacttttcttgtttttccAATTCCAATTCCAATTCCAATTCCAATGTCCTCCAAAACGCCTTCAATAAGAATGTTGTTCAGCCTTCAGCCTCATATCCTCAATGCTTGGCTATTGAGTTTGATCAACAGAGGGAGATTGATCACCATATCAGATCACAT AACGAAAAATTGAGGATTTTGTTGCAAGAGCAAAGGAAACAGCATGTGGCAGAGTTATTGAAGAAGGTGGAATCGAATGCTCTTCATTTGTTGAGACAGAAAGATGAAGAAATAGCGCAGGCAACAAAGAAAAGCACCGAGTTGAAAGAATTTATGACAAGGTTGGAGGTGGAGAACCAATCATGGCGTAAGGTAGCCGAGGAAAACGAGGCTATGGTATTGTCCCTTCACAACACCTTAGAAGATATGAAAGAAAGAGCTCTGTATCGGGTGACAAAAGAGGATGCAGAGTCGTGTTGCGATGAAAACATGAGAAACAGGGCAATGGAAGAAGGAACAGGAGAAAACAGACTGTGCGGTGGTGGTGGCGCTGGTGGGGTAGAAGAGGTTGAGCAAATTAGGAAAAGGACAATGGATTGCAAATGTTGTAATTCTCAAAATTCGTGCTTTATGTTTCTTCCTTGCAGACACCTCTGTTCGTGTAAAACTTGTGAGCCTTTTCTGCAAGTTTGCCCTGTTTGTAGTATGCCTAAAAAGTCTAGCATAGAGACATTAATTGTATAG
- the LOC114408391 gene encoding (-)-isopiperitenol/(-)-carveol dehydrogenase, mitochondrial-like, with product MAEFTSTTTNTNSNSGLRLKAKVAIVTGGASGIGEATARVFAEQGARMVVLADIQDELGNQVAASIGTQRCTYIHCDVADEEQVQNLVQSTVDAYGQVDIMFSNAGILSPSQQTVPELDMSQLDRLFAVNVRGMAACVKHAARAMLEGRVRGSIVCTASVGGSHGGPNATDYIMSKHAVLGLMRSASVQLAEHGIRVNCVSPNGLATPLTCKQRGMSEEEGQEVYRKYARLQGVVLTPKHVADAVLFLVSDDSAFVTALDLRVDGGFTLPSISISNSILL from the coding sequence atggcGGAATTTACATCCACCACCACTAACACTAACAGTAACAGCGGTCTCAGGTTGAAAGCCAAAGTAGCCATAGTCACCGGAGGTGCAAGTGGCATCGGCGAAGCGACGGCGCGTGTGTTCGCGGAGCAAGGCGCGCGTATGGTGGTGCTCGCAGACATCCAAGACGAGCTTGGGAATCAGGTGGCTGCGTCCATTGGAACCCAGCGGTGCACCTACATCCACTGCGACGTGGCAGACGAAGAACAAGTTCAAAACCTCGTCCAATCAACGGTCGACGCTTACGGACAAGTGGACATAATGTTCAGCAACGCTGGGATCCTTAGTCCCTCCCAACAGACGGTGCCCGAACTGGACATGTCCCAACTAGACAGGCTGTTCGCGGTCAACGTACGGGGAATGGCGGCGTGCGTGAAACACGCGGCGCGTGCGATGTTGGAGGGGCGCGTGAGGGGAAGCATAGTGTGCACGGCGAGCGTGGGTGGGAGCCACGGTGGGCCAAATGCGACGGACTACATAATGTCGAAGCACGCGGTGTTGGGGTTGATGCGTTCGGCGAGCGTGCAGCTTGCGGAACACGGGATAAGAGTGAACTGCGTCTCACCCAATGGGTTGGCAACGCCGTTGACTTGTAAACAGCGAGGGATGAGCGAGGAGGAGGGGCAAGAGGTTTACCGGAAATACGCGAGATTGCAAGGAGTGGTGCTCACGCCCAAACACGTGGCAGACGCCGTGTTGTTTCTCGTCTCTGATGACTCCGCCTTTGTCACTGCCCTTGATCTTAGGGTCGACGGTGGCTTTACTTTGCCTAGtatatcaatttcaaattctatactATTGTAA
- the LOC114408390 gene encoding aquaporin PIP2-7 encodes MSKEVSQQRKDYVDPPPAPLIDLAEIKLWSFYRALIAEFIATLLFLYVTVATVIGHKKQTGPCDGVGLLGIAWAFGGMIFVLVYCTAGISGGHINPAVTFGLFLARKVSLIRALFYMVAQCLGAICGVGLVKAFMKHSYNSLGGGANSVSAGYNKGSALGAEIIGTFVLVYTVFSATDPKRSARDSHIPVLAPLPIGFAVFMVHLATIPITGTGINPARSFGAAVIYNNGKVWDDHWIFWVGPFVGALAAAAYHQYILRAAAIKALGSFRSNPTN; translated from the exons ATGTCGAAGGAAGTGAGCCAGCAGAGGAAGGACTACGTAGACCCTCCGCCAGCCCCCCTCATCGACTTGGCCGAGATTAAGCTCTGGTCCTTCTACAGAGCCCTCATCGCCGAGTTTATCGCCACactcctcttcctctacgtcACCGTCGCCACCGTCATTGGCCACAAAAAACAGACCGGACCATGTGACGGCGTTGGCCTTCTCGGCATCGCATGGGCCTTCGGTGGCATGATCTTTGTCCTCGTCTACTGCACCGCCGGCATTTCTG GTGGACACATCAACCCTGCGGTGACTTTTGGCCTGTTCCTGGCCCGCAAGGTGTCTCTCATTCGTGCCCTGTTCTACATGGTAGCGCAGTGTTTGGGTGCTATCTGCGGTGTCGGGTTGGTGAAGGCCTTCATGAAGCACTCCTACAACTCCCTCGGCGGCGGTGCTAACTCCGTCAGCGCTGGCTACAACAAAGGCAGTGCTCTGGGTGCGGAGATCATCGGCACTTTCGTCCTTGTCTACACCGTTTTCTCGGCTACCGACCCCAAGAGAAGCGCTCGTGACTCTCATATCCCC GTGTTGGCCCCATTGCCCATTGGGTTTGCCGTTTTCATGGTTCACTTGGCCACCATTCCCATCACTGGTACCGGGATTAACCCAGCAAGGAGCTTCGGTGCTGCTGTTATCTACAACAATGGCAAAGTTTGGGATGACCAT TGGATATTCTGGGTTGGACCATTCGTGGGAGCGTTGGCGGCGGCGGCGTACCATCAGTACATCCTGAGAGCAGCGGCTATTAAGGCCTTAGGGTCGTTCAGGAGCAACCCTACCAACTAG